TTTATCCACCGTAGTATTCGGTGGATGCCTGAGGGAGTATACCATAGAACTCTAAAAGCTGTAACAGAGGTTGTTGAGGGAGATCTAGAGGATTTGCTATGGGATCTAGTAGTCCATAGGTATGCTCTTCAGAGAGTTATAGATGTGCTATGGGATTTGGGGGAGATACCTAAGAAGTCTCAAGTTCACCAAATGTTCTATGAGATGCTTAGGAGCTATGGTTTTAGAGCTCATATAGCTAGAAACATATATAACACAGCTATAGCTTTAATAGAGTCTGCTAAAGGTAATAGAGGTTCAAAGCCTATTATCAAAAGACTCTCTGCTAGACTGGACTACCAGGACGCTAGGGTTGATCTGGGTAGTAGAACTATTAGAATTATTCTTAGAGATAGAGGGTATAGTCTTAGAATTAGGCATAGAGATGAATATGTTAAAAGATTCAAGGATTTGAAGTGGAAAGAAGTTCATATTAAGTACTATAATGGTAAGCTCTATATCAGTATAGTGTTTGAGACAAGATATACACCATACATTCCTAGGGGTGTTGTAGCTCTAGACGTAAACTTTAGACATATTGTATCATGTGATGGATCTAAGGTTAGAAGGTATAGGACTAGATTTATAGATGCTCTGGGTAAGAGGGCTAGAGCCGAGGAGATCCAGAGGAAGTATCCTAAGAGATGAAGATTCAATGAGAAGATTCTGAATAGAGTTAGAGAACTTCATAGGAGGTCTAGGAATATCATTGTAGATTGGTGTAGAAAATTTGCAAAAGAAATTGTGTTGAAAGCTAGGAGATATAGCTATACAATAGCATTAGAAGATTTAGAGAAATTCAGAGAATCATTCAATGATAAAAATAATAAAGTTGTATGGAAACTCACAATGTTTGCCTATAGAAAACTCCAGGAAGCAATAACGAACAAAGCTATAGAATACAATGTTCCCATAATATTTGTAAACCCGAGGAAAACATCTTCAAAATGCCCAAGATGCAGATCAAAAATTAAATACTTCGGAAGACTTGGGATATGCCATAGATGTGGGTTCATAGCTGATAGAGATAAGATAGGTGCTATAAATATCTGGCTAAAAGCGTTAGAAGCGTATGCAGGGGTGCCTGGGTCACCCCCAAGAGCCCCTGCGATGAACAGTGAAACCCGAGGGAGTGGGGGAATGAGATATGAGGGGATGAAGAAAGCGATTAAGAACATCTAAGAGTAATTAAGAGTGGTGTTCAGACCCGAACCCAATAGAGTTGGCGCTCTAAGAACATTACTATACTATATATCTAGTGGAGTCCATATCAATGTTCTTATTATTTTATACATATGGATGGAGTAGAGAGATATTAACAGTGTTAATGATCTTGAGACTTGTAGCCTATAGTGGTGAACCACCTCTACATTGGGCAGTTACTCCAGAGCTATATGGATTTAGAAATATTGGTAAAATTTCTGGTATTATTAATACCTCAGTTATGATAGCATCCACAATAGCACCTATAGTGGGTGGTGTTATAAGGGATATAGCAAGTAGTTATCGCTATGTAATTCTATCCTCAGCAATATCCTCATCAGTTGCATTACTATCTCTAGCTATACTACTCAAACTATATAGGAAGAAAAGGAATAAACTATAGATTACTGAGCAATATGCTCTACAGTTTTTATGGAGTCAACCAGTTATTACTATAGTGTGAATATATAATGAAGCAGATAGCTGTAGCTGGATATAGTGGCGATATAGATATAAGTCATAGAAGGAGTGTGGAGAGATTTATTGAGCTTATAAAGAATATGTGTAGCAAGAATATTGTTCTTCTCCTGGGTGGTTACTGGGGTGTTATGAAGATAGTTGTTGATAAAGCTGTAGAACTTGGTCTACCTGTTGTACTCTTTCTCCCTATTGAGGAGGAAGATGTTAGGGTTCCAGAAAATGTTATTGTTATAAAGAGTGGTTTAAGCTATAGATTGAGAAGTGTTGCTATGGTTAGATCAGCAAATGCAGTAGTTGTTCTAGGTGGTGCCTCTGGAACTATACAAGAAGCTGTTACAGCTTATACTGAGGGGAAACCTGTATTTGTCCTTAAAACAGGTCTCGATAGTGATAAACTACAATATCTATCGCCATATATAGACAATAGATTGTTGTCGAAAATAGAAATATTTGAGAATGTTGAAGATCTTGTTCAAAACCTTTGCAAAACACTTAGCGATTAGCTATCTAAGATCAGCATCTCTGACCTTAGCTCATCAATCGCTTGAGGGTCCCAATCATCATCTCATATACTAGACTAATATACTTAGTGCAACAACCTTTTCAATTTTTCTAATCATAATATTCATGTAACCTCAATCTCTCCTACCTTTGTATTCAGATTAACAAAATATTTCAATCTTGTATAATTTGTTTTGAAAGTCCTAGACCCTCTAATCTTTATCTAACTCCTCTGAAAAGTCTATAACAAGTACATGGACAGGGTGAAGTATTTCATCCTCAAGAACAAGTCTATTGGCTATAGCTAGACTACCTATAGTTTCATGTCAATCAACAACAATATTTATCTTCCTCATATAAGCTTAACATCAATTCCCCGAACAAACTTTCTACCAATTAGAGTATATAGATCAAACTATATAGCTTCTTGTTATTAGATATTCATTATAAAGTGATGTTTGTCTCTATAGATTTATTAAGGTTTAGAGCTAGTAGAATTTCTGGAGATGGCTATGTCTGAAAGGGTTAAGACTGGTATACCTGGTTTTGATGAGATACTGTATGGGGGTATACCTAAGAGGAATATAGTTTTGATTAGTGGTGGTCCTGGTACTGGGAAGACTATTATGAGCCAACAATTTTTGTGGAATGGACTTCAGATTGGTGAGCCAGGTATATATGTTGCTCTTGAGGAGCATCCTGCACAGATAAAAGCTAATATGAGGCAATTTGGATGGGATGTTACTCAATATGAGAAGAAGAATATGTTTGAGATTGTTGATGCTTTTACAGGTGGTGTTGGTGAATATGCTAAGAGGGAGAGATATGTTGTCCCAGATCCATCAGATGTTGGACATCTGGTAGATGTTATTAGAGATGCTATTAAAGATCTAGGTGCTCAGAGAGCAGTTATAGACTCTGTATCAACACTCTATATAACAAAGCCCTCAGTAGCTAGAAGTGTTGTTATGCAGATTAAAAAGGTTTTGAGTGGATTGGGTGTAACAGCATTTCTAGTTAGCCAGGTATCAGTAACAGAAAGAGGTTTTGGTGGACCTGGGGTAGAGCATGCAGCTGATGGTATAGTTAGACTAGATCTAGATGAGATTAGAGGAGAGCTTAAGAGGAGCCTAATTGTATGGAAGATGAGAGGAACTAGACATAGTATGAAGAGACATCCATTTGAGATTACCGATAAGGGTATAGTGGTATACCATAATAAGA
Above is a genomic segment from Ignisphaera aggregans DSM 17230 containing:
- a CDS encoding putative circadian clock protein, KaiC (COGs: COG0467 RecA-superfamily ATPase implicated in signal transduction~InterPro IPR004504:IPR014774:IPR015140:IPR010624~KEGG: hbu:Hbut_0418 hypothetical protein~PFAM: Circadian clock protein KaiC central region; KaiA binding~SPTR: A2BJX3 RecA-superfamily ATPase, Rad55~PFAM: KaiC) — protein: MSERVKTGIPGFDEILYGGIPKRNIVLISGGPGTGKTIMSQQFLWNGLQIGEPGIYVALEEHPAQIKANMRQFGWDVTQYEKKNMFEIVDAFTGGVGEYAKRERYVVPDPSDVGHLVDVIRDAIKDLGAQRAVIDSVSTLYITKPSVARSVVMQIKKVLSGLGVTAFLVSQVSVTERGFGGPGVEHAADGIVRLDLDEIRGELKRSLIVWKMRGTRHSMKRHPFEITDKGIVVYHNKTLRVERGRIEEETTTYEAEEEEAIPG
- a CDS encoding oxalate/formate antiporter (OxlT-1) (KEGG: afu:AF0008 oxalate/formate antiporter (OxlT-1)~SPTR: O30227 Oxalate/formate antiporter (OxlT-1)) produces the protein MFLLFYTYGWSREILTVLMILRLVAYSGEPPLHWAVTPELYGFRNIGKISGIINTSVMIASTIAPIVGGVIRDIASSYRYVILSSAISSSVALLSLAILLKLYRKKRNKL
- a CDS encoding conserved hypothetical protein (COGs: COG1611 Rossmann fold nucleotide-binding protein~KEGG: sto:ST1847 hypothetical protein~SPTR: Q96ZI8 Putative uncharacterized protein ST1847~PFAM: Possible lysine decarboxylase~TIGRFAM: conserved hypothetical protein, DprA/Smf-related, family 1), with translation MKQIAVAGYSGDIDISHRRSVERFIELIKNMCSKNIVLLLGGYWGVMKIVVDKAVELGLPVVLFLPIEEEDVRVPENVIVIKSGLSYRLRSVAMVRSANAVVVLGGASGTIQEAVTAYTEGKPVFVLKTGLDSDKLQYLSPYIDNRLLSKIEIFENVEDLVQNLCKTLSD